In the genome of Pleurocapsa minor HA4230-MV1, one region contains:
- a CDS encoding FeoC-like transcriptional regulator, translating into MNLKELQDFVYDFRRVSLAEMKLYLQVDGETLSAMLNGLITQGLVQKSPTTEECKTCQKCEAEEIEFYEWVESI; encoded by the coding sequence ATGAATTTAAAGGAACTACAAGATTTTGTTTATGATTTTCGTCGCGTATCCTTAGCAGAAATGAAGCTTTATCTACAAGTTGATGGAGAAACTCTTAGCGCGATGCTTAACGGGTTAATTACTCAGGGTTTAGTGCAAAAATCGCCAACGACAGAAGAGTGCAAAACCTGTCAAAAGTGTGAGGCGGAGGAAATTGAATTTTATGAATGGGTTGAAAGTATTTAG
- a CDS encoding Crp/Fnr family transcriptional regulator — protein sequence MSDHADLPINQILAALPPAEYRRLASHLKQVNLISGEILLEPNEPIRKIYFPQRAMISLVSIMVDGSTTEIGLIGNEGMIGLTAILGGYSTTSRTIVQISGSALEVPAEVVLEEFQRGEKLQKLLLLYTQALLTQVSQSAACNRQHNIEERLARWLLSVQDCILKDELPLTQEFIANMLGTRRSGVTVAAGILQQAGIIRYSRGKITILSQQALEETACECYHLVQNEFIRLLGSRRG from the coding sequence ATGAGCGATCATGCAGATCTCCCAATCAATCAAATATTGGCAGCTTTGCCCCCAGCTGAATATCGCCGTCTCGCTTCGCATCTAAAACAAGTTAATCTCATCAGTGGAGAAATTCTTTTAGAACCCAACGAACCGATTCGCAAAATTTATTTTCCCCAACGAGCCATGATCTCTCTCGTGTCTATTATGGTGGATGGTTCAACTACGGAGATCGGTTTAATTGGCAATGAAGGTATGATTGGTCTAACGGCCATTTTAGGTGGCTATTCCACCACCAGTAGAACCATAGTACAGATTTCTGGTTCAGCACTGGAAGTTCCAGCAGAAGTGGTGCTTGAAGAGTTTCAGCGAGGAGAAAAACTACAAAAGCTACTTTTGCTCTATACTCAAGCGTTGTTAACTCAGGTATCTCAAAGTGCTGCTTGCAATCGTCAGCATAATATTGAGGAAAGACTGGCGCGCTGGCTGCTTTCAGTTCAAGACTGCATCTTAAAAGATGAATTGCCATTAACTCAAGAATTTATTGCCAATATGTTAGGTACGCGCCGTTCTGGAGTTACCGTTGCCGCAGGTATTTTACAGCAAGCGGGCATAATTCGCTATAGCAGGGGTAAAATCACGATTCTCAGTCAACAGGCGTTAGAAGAAACAGCTTGTGAATGTTATCATCTGGTACAAAATGAATTTATTCGCCTGTTAGGTTCTCGTAGAGGTTAA
- a CDS encoding photosystem II S4 domain protein, whose protein sequence is MKREELLKRVENKAEISRVIDRAEQAIKNWEVVVTDFLSPPVLAEVESLLQNLTEIEALPWGGYPQAERQRIALSRPDLPLDESQIPLAALDIAGNFLFDPATHRDFLGSLLGTGIVRDKVGDIIVLGERGAQAIVVPEMVDFLTSSLTQVRSVAVKTQQIDFSELKIRPPQKKEMTTVEASMRLDAIASAGFGISRSKMADAISHKDVRVNWKEITQSSYNVKAGDLIAVRGKGRLEIGEVSVTKKERYRVNLVRYK, encoded by the coding sequence ATGAAGCGAGAAGAATTATTAAAGCGTGTAGAAAATAAAGCAGAGATTTCCCGCGTAATCGATCGAGCCGAGCAAGCAATTAAAAATTGGGAGGTAGTCGTTACTGATTTTTTATCTCCCCCCGTACTGGCAGAAGTAGAGTCACTTTTGCAAAATCTCACCGAAATTGAAGCTTTACCTTGGGGTGGCTATCCTCAAGCAGAAAGACAGCGAATTGCCTTATCTCGCCCCGATCTTCCTCTAGATGAATCTCAAATTCCCCTAGCTGCTTTGGATATTGCGGGTAACTTCCTATTCGATCCTGCTACCCATAGAGACTTTTTAGGTTCGCTGTTAGGTACAGGTATTGTCCGAGATAAGGTAGGAGATATCATTGTTTTGGGTGAAAGAGGCGCACAGGCGATAGTTGTTCCCGAAATGGTAGACTTTTTAACCTCTTCCTTAACGCAAGTAAGATCTGTAGCGGTGAAAACTCAACAGATCGACTTTAGCGAGTTAAAAATTCGCCCACCACAAAAAAAAGAAATGACTACTGTAGAAGCCTCAATGCGTTTAGATGCGATCGCTTCAGCAGGTTTTGGCATATCTCGTAGTAAAATGGCAGACGCTATCTCTCATAAAGATGTCCGTGTCAACTGGAAAGAAATTACCCAATCTAGCTACAACGTCAAAGCAGGGGATTTAATTGCCGTACGGGGGAAAGGTAGATTAGAAATCGGCGAGGTATCTGTAACCAAGAAAGAGCGCTATCGCGTTAACCTAGTACGCTATAAGTAA
- the queF gene encoding preQ(1) synthase — translation MTTTPQSPTTDDELKYGERAIAEGELITFPNPRIGRKYDISITLPEFTCKCPFSGYPDFATIYITYCPDQTVVELKGLKLYINSYRDRYIPHEEVVNQILDDFVAACDPLSATVKGDFTPRGNVHTVIEVHHQKSESN, via the coding sequence ATGACTACAACTCCTCAATCACCAACAACTGACGACGAGCTAAAATATGGCGAAAGAGCGATCGCCGAAGGGGAATTAATTACCTTTCCCAACCCCAGAATTGGTCGTAAATACGATATTAGTATTACCCTGCCTGAATTTACCTGTAAATGTCCTTTTTCGGGCTATCCTGACTTTGCGACGATCTATATTACCTATTGCCCCGATCAAACCGTAGTCGAGCTTAAAGGCTTAAAGCTGTATATTAATAGCTACCGCGATCGCTATATTCCCCATGAAGAAGTAGTCAATCAAATTCTCGATGATTTTGTGGCAGCTTGCGATCCTTTGTCAGCGACGGTAAAAGGCGACTTTACCCCCAGAGGCAATGTGCATACAGTAATTGAAGTACATCACCAGAAATCAGAGTCTAATTAA
- a CDS encoding phosphoribosylglycinamide formyltransferase, with amino-acid sequence MSESVTQNNQNNCESGAVLISPHLSTSSQVKSPLQLGVMASGSGTNFAAVAKAIADGKLNAEIKVLIYNKPCAKVKERAEEYHIPTVLLDHRAYQNREDLDREIVAVFKAYGVDWVIMAGWMRITTQVLLDGYPNRVINIHPSLLPSFKGIKAIEQALQAKVKITGCTVHLVSLEVDSGEIIMQAAVPVLRDDTLDTLHARIQVQEHQILPQAIAIAASQSS; translated from the coding sequence ATGAGCGAATCAGTTACACAAAATAACCAGAATAATTGCGAATCTGGTGCAGTGTTAATTTCTCCCCATCTTTCAACTTCATCTCAGGTCAAATCTCCTCTTCAGTTAGGGGTAATGGCTTCTGGGAGTGGAACTAATTTTGCAGCAGTGGCAAAAGCGATCGCTGATGGCAAACTCAACGCAGAGATCAAAGTCTTGATTTACAATAAACCCTGTGCCAAGGTAAAGGAACGAGCCGAAGAATATCATATTCCCACTGTACTGCTCGATCATCGCGCTTATCAAAACCGAGAAGATTTAGATCGCGAAATTGTAGCTGTTTTCAAAGCCTATGGTGTAGATTGGGTAATCATGGCAGGCTGGATGAGAATTACAACTCAGGTTTTGCTCGATGGCTATCCTAACCGCGTGATCAATATTCATCCTAGTCTATTGCCTAGTTTTAAGGGAATTAAAGCAATTGAACAAGCGTTGCAGGCAAAAGTTAAGATCACTGGCTGTACGGTGCATTTAGTCAGCCTAGAAGTAGATAGTGGTGAGATTATCATGCAGGCTGCCGTGCCAGTCTTGAGGGATGATACTCTAGATACTCTTCATGCCAGGATACAGGTGCAGGAACATCAGATTTTGCCTCAAGCGATCGCCATTGCTGCATCTCAATCAAGCTAG
- the rpmB gene encoding 50S ribosomal protein L28 produces the protein MGRKCTITGKKANNAMAVSHSHRRIKKLQGVNLQWKRVWWAEGNRWVRLRLSTKAIKTLEKRGIGAMAKEAGINLNQY, from the coding sequence ATGGGTCGTAAGTGTACAATAACGGGCAAAAAAGCCAATAACGCGATGGCAGTGTCTCACTCGCACCGTCGGATCAAAAAATTGCAGGGTGTTAATCTGCAATGGAAAAGAGTATGGTGGGCGGAAGGTAATCGCTGGGTAAGATTACGTCTATCAACTAAAGCCATTAAGACTCTAGAAAAAAGAGGCATCGGTGCAATGGCGAAAGAAGCTGGGATTAATCTTAATCAATACTAA